The sequence CCTGGGGAGGGCTCTGGGGAATCTGGTGGGTCGACCAAAAGCCAGCTCGGCTGGGGTGCGGAGCTCTCTCCCCAGCATGAGGAGGGCCGGTGTGCAGAATGTGGTCTCTTGAACAGCTGAGCGACGCGCCATTGTAATGTTCATGGTTTATAAGGCATGCCATGCTTCTTGTGTTGTGATTTGATGTTGTTTTAGTTTATTCACCGAGGAGCGCTCTTGGTTCATGCTGTTGTCCGTTGTTGTGGGTTGAAAGAAAGACGAAGAAACCCCCGGAATCGTTTTAGATAGTTACGACCGCCGAGCATGGAAGCGGAATAAGTTAATAAAGGAATTTAGACATTACATTGCTGCCTTGGAATTAGATTTAATAACTTTACAGCCATGAGCACCGAGGGTAGATGGTCATCCCTGTCCCGCTGGCGCTGCGAAGTGAGGATGGTCCAGCTGCTGGCCCAAGGTGAGGCGAAATCTTTCCACCAAGCCATCACTCTGGGGCCGCAAGGGGTGGTGGTGCGGCTCTCGTGTATGGCCAGATGCACACAGATGGAGGCAAACACCCGGGACTCAGAATTCCTCCCCTGGTCGCTGCAGACTGTTCTGCTTGCTACTAGCGTGGCTGCATGCACCACCTGACTTACAAACAGTTTCTGTTGCTACGCCATTGGGCTTCTGGACTCACAGAAACAGGCACCCCTCGTTGCATATCTGCTCACCTGCTTGTCTGCACCAAGATAGAAATTGCACTATTCCATGGCCGTTGCTGCTAGTCAACCAGGACTGAGACATACCCTCTGTGCAATACATCGGTCACTTTTATGTACATAGATCCCACTTAACAAATGTATACTGCTCTTATATTCTATTTCTCTTATTACATTTTTTCATattttatttctaattttttccctactactactactactactactactactgctacgactactactactactactactactgctactactactgctactactactactactactactactactactactgctactactactactgctgctgctgctactactactactactgctactactactactactactactactactactactactacttttggctgctcccgttagggggcgccacagtggatcatccgtttccatctcttcctgtcctctgcatcttcctccgtcacaccagccacctgcatgtcctccctcaccacatccataaacctcctctttggccttcctcttctcctcttccctggcagctccacattcagcatccttctcccagtatatccagcatctctcctccacacatgtccaaaccatctccatctcgcctctcttgctttgtctccaaaccgtccaacctgagctgtccctctaatatactccttcctaatcctgtcctccttcatcactccaagtgaaaatcttatcatcttcatctctgccacctccacctccacctcctgtcttttcatcagtgccactgtctccaaaccatataacatagctggtctcactgccatcttgtaaaccttccctttaactctcgctggtacccttctgtcccaaatcacccctgacactcttctccacccactccaccctgcctgcactctcttcttcacctctctcttctgcactccccgttactttggcacagttggccccaagtagtTAAACTCATCTTAAACTCATTTTTCTCCCTATTCTTACTATAGTTTTTATATTGTCACtaacgtttgttttgttttgttttgtttttactgttgAGCTGATCCGACTGTCGTGCAGCACATTTCATGTATTGTTCTCCCTGTGTTATCCAACATATGACTAATAAAACCGAAACTTGaacttgtgtgcgtgcgtgcgcgcgcgcgtgttttgGCATCGGAAAACCTCCTCTGTGGACAATACGGCCTTACAATTGACCAATCAGATGTGAGTTTACTTGGCTTTTTGGCTTGACCAATCGGCTGTGGTTTTACTCGGACGCCTTGCCAAAACAACCGGCCAACGAGCTAGCGCCTTCGGCGAGCTCGGGGTTTGGCGTAGTAAATCGTTTGTTCCGAAGACTTCTCGAAAAAGAGCGGACCGACCCCGCGGGCGGCGCGACTCTGAGGTTGATCCGGGTGAGTTTGTGCGACGTTAGCCCGTGTCGTTATAGCCCGTGTCGGTCCGCCGTGGCTAGCTTCCTGCTGGGCCCGGTGTCGTCAGGCGTGCTAAGCTGGGTTAGCCAACTGTAAGGCGCGTCGTCTGCTCCGCTCGCTAAGCAGGTTGTAACCTTAATGCGGGGCGGTAAACGTCGCGGACCTTCGTCGTTGTGAAAAGCATGCCGTCCGTCGGCTCGGCATGCCCGCGTCGCGTCTGAGAAGACGCGCTGGCACCGGAGCCGTGTGGACATTAGCCGCCCGAAACGCGGCCGACGTGCTTTGCCCCGCGGTGACCTTACATGGGTTGCTGAACTAGCGGGAGTGGCGAGTTAGCGAAATCTACCAAACTGGACAAGACGTTGGATCTGGTCGGCTTTAAGTCGGGCTCGGCGGGATCGCTGACCCctcagaagaagatgaagaagaggaaggagctCAATGCCTTGATCGGACTCGGGGATAGTAAGAGGAAGAAGGCCAAGAAGGGCTCTGGTCACCGGCTCCTGCGAACCGAACCCCCAGACTCGGAGTCCGAGTCGAGTTCGGACGACGATGAGTTCAGCAACATGAGTAGTGTTGCCACCTTCGGGAAGTGAGTACTCAAATCAAATGTCGATCAGGAGGCCTCGTGTTATCTGTGACGTCCAAGACCTCCTCGGGGGAATATTTCCATCAGTCATGCGCGAGTTTGTGAAATATTAATGTCCGACGTTGCTGTTTCTTGTTCCTTGCAGAAGAAGTTACACGCAGTGCTGCAACGTCTGCTACCCCCTGTTCTTATTCATCATTCTGGCTGCCTGTGTCATGGCTTGTGCCGGACTCATATGGATGCAGATCGCTCTTAAAGAAGATCTAGACTCACTGAAAGAAAAGCTGCACACAAGTAAGATGCACACTCAAAGATGAGTTTCTATGAAGTTTCCACCTGACTGCCGTAATGTTAccctttggtggtcaatgttgTATCATGTAGTTGTGCAAATTATGTAATCCATTGACCGCCACATTGACGATGACTTATTTTAAATGTcattgcaacagtggaatccagCCAGAAAGTGTTATCACACGAAATACCAAAATTAAGTGAGGATctgaaaaccaagcagaggaaGGTTGACGATATCGAAAGTGGGGACAAGGGTTTGAGCAAACTGTGGTCCAACTTAACAGAGATGAACAGGAAGGTAAGTTGGTCGTTAGGGTTTGACCAATCACATTTTCTTTCTCCTGATCTGATCTGAGTCGTTTCATACTGAGTATCTGGTTATTCTCAATCCAATATTTACATATATTTTCCTGCATAATACAGTTGCACAGTGCATACTTTAATTACATTAAAGTTACCAATACTAATCCTGTCAGGTAAGATAAAgtaaatacatccatccattatccaaaccgcttaccctgctgaaAATATTAGATGCAATAGCTCCCTCAAATATAAAAACATTGACTAGAAAGAACACTGTAGAGTAACATGTGAACTCGCATCCCTTCAAATACTGGAGACAAGCTGCTGTTCGGCTGCTAGTTTGAAGACATTTTAGCGACTTATTGAATTTTTAAAATGTGTGCTTCACTGCTGCAATTTTTGGATATTGTCAGTTTTTGACGCTTAGATGGAAGTGTTAATAGCTCCTATAAGACAGCTGGCATAGACAGTACAAGGTGGTTAAATAAACAAAGGGTCAGAATTTGATCGGGCTCAGTATAGCCGATACTGATCAACTGAAATAAGCCTTGATCCGGCCCTGATACCGGTGTCTTGGATTGGATTGGGACATCCCTAGTTGTCGTCATAATCTTGAGCTTCTCGGGCACTAGTAAtccaaccacattcaatatttACACCACAGCATAAACTGAAAGTCTCatgcagtttgttttttttattattctttaaAAGAATGTGATTATGAATTACCCTGGAGTTTGAGAATGGAAGTTGGAGAATTGGAATGTGTTTAATGTTTATCTGGACAAATTAAATtcttcactcttttttttttatagtttgcaACTCACATCAGATTATACAACAAATAACagttatataaaacacagcaaacattttcccCTCTGTTCTCCCTCCCATAACTCTATCAACTGCGTAATTCTTCACTCTTTAAGTGAATTCACACAAGTTGTAAAGGAGATGAATAATTTGCTGGTATTTAACTGAATGGTTTGTGACATTTTACTCATTTAGATTAGTTTACTGGACTCTGCAGTCAACCATCTTAAGGCAAACATCAAATCGGCCTCAGATTTAATCAACCTCCCAACTACAGTTGAAGAACTCCAAAAGGTAAAGCTGACGAAAAGCTATAAATAGCATAATTTCTTAATAATATTACTTATTTCAGATTATTGATTGTTATTCAAATTTCTGCCTGCTGTATGTTGTTTCTCATTTAATGCGAAGAAATAAACAGTTCAAAATGCAATGCTTATGTTCATAATAGTATTTATATCCTGATGATCCTTGATAACATAATTGTTTAAAGTCATCCATGTTTTGAAATTAAGATTGAACTTGGGGACTCAACAGTATCAGTAACACTTTGTACAGTTGTAGGGCTCATAACAGAGTATACTGCTTGAtactttttgtttctttttcagaGTGTAGCTACAATTGGCAGCACACTAACAAGTGTACAGCATGATGTTAAGACTATGCAAGCTGCTCTTGAAAGTCAGAAGAAAGATTCGGACAATTTGAAAACGACCATGGTAAATTTAAACCAGCATCactttttttctgctttttttttttccctgtatttTGATCGATTGGCCAATGGAGTAATTGTAAAATTTGAATGGGATTTTATAAAATATCTAAAATGAGTCCAATTTGAGGGTTTGATTTGAAAATGCAAGGGCTACACAGCTCTCTGCACCTTTTGATATGTACCCTTAACTTGTATATTCTCTGCATGTACTCACTGCCATTTTTTATGTGAACCTGTGGAATTAATCTACAAGTTTGACTGTATTGCAAAAGTGTTTGTGCATGTCAGGGCTGTAAACCAGTCTCAAGGTCTTGTCATGAGCAACGATCAATTTCAATGCAGGTGCAGAATAGTAAATGAGAGAATTGAAATTCAGTTCACATTAGGGCACTAGTACACTTCCCAGAAATCTATTCAAATTGATTATGAATCTATGTTCATCAAACGAAATCAATTCACTTATGGTATCTGAGGAATAGCAGAGCGAAACGTCTATGATTTTTTCACAAAGTCAGTTATTTGTTTGTCTCTGCAATCTTGACAGTGCAGTATAATTGATATAGAGCCTTGCCCTCATTGCCGATCTTGCTGGAGGCATGGCTTCTGTGTTTGGATGGAGGATGCAGTGTAAACAAAAACATGAACACTGCCCATTCATGCTGCTTAAGAGAGGGACTGAATCGCACCATAAATTAACAACCAAAACAAGGCAAATGTACTTCATTTTTCATAACCTGGAACCAGTATGTTAACATACTGTATCTTATTTGCAGGGAATTGAGTCGGTTCTACTCAGATAAGCACATGATGTTTTGGTAGATTGAAAGTTGGTCTGATCTGCTTCACTGTGGCATAAATCCACATGAGAAGCGCCAGCGAGTTCTGCCAAGGCCAGATTAATCAGTCTTGAGTGTGCATGCTGTCATGCACGTATGTCTCTGTGATTGTGACGCTTGCATCCCAAGTCAGTCAGGGGGTATAAAGGGCCCTGACATGTTTGGATCCATGCATTTGGCATTCGTCCGTATTCTGTTAAACAAGTACCCGTATCTTAAACAACCGGAGACATTTTCATCTCCTTTAGTCTTGATAGGTTAAGTAAGATTTGAGGTACGAAAAGAGAATCGGCAACTAATTGGTTGCAGCTTAGATCTAGAAGGGAATTTCAGTGGGTTCAGTTCGTCTTCAGATGTGTTTACTTTAATTGTCCTTCCTGTTTGAAACAGTTTTTGGTTCCATGTAGATCTTCATATCCACTCAGACATATGCaatatcccttttttttttggtccccaGAATTTTCAAAGAAGTCGGTTGCAGGTCATTCCAGTACAAAGCTCCCTCCGACTGGAGTAATCTTCCTTCCTCTTTTTCTAAGCTCTGTTACCTCTTTCCGCTGCTTCGCATCTTTATTTTTTCATCTCAAAACAACCTGTTTATGCTTTTAATTTGTGTGTACTTGAAGACAAACTGCTTCAGTTGCTCTATATGTTGATGTAATTGATTTATTATCCGGGTCATTGTATCCAGTTTTCCCTGATCTGAGGACGGGGGGTGTGGGTGGGCAAGTTGTCTGTAGCTGTGTGTTTGCAGTGTATGTTTGTTATGCAACGCTGTTTTTGCTTATATATGTTTTTGTATTTGTCTGTTGGACCCCCTTGAAAATGAGATGCCACATCTCAAGGGGCTATCCTTCAATAAATTCAAAGTACTTCTGAGAAAGATTAGGTCTTATCCATGTAGCATTATCCCTGAGACACCGTTTCATCACCATCCATCTTAGCAGGATATAGAGTGAGTTATGAAAAGGTTGTGGACAGCAACACACTTTttctattaatttattatattGTAACATGGTTGAGGAAAGAGTAACATAATTTATTATATTGTAACATGGTTGAGAAAAGAGTATCCTTCTTCATGCGCCGTAGTAACTTGTGCTGTCTGCGAGCTCATCCTGCATAGGCTGCATTGGGATCTTTTGCGTGATTTTCGCAGGAATTGACAGACCTGAGAGTAGCTGTGAGCGAAGCGAATAAAACCCAGGAGATGCATCACGCGTGGACTAATGATCAGATCCACAGTCTCTTGTCGAGCTTCTCCAATCTGTCCGAGAGAGTTTCCTCTTTGGAGCATCATTCTGACCAAGCTGCAAAGCGGAGAGTGAGTAATACAAAACGCCACATTGATTTCACCTCCCGCTTGTGTTTACTTGACATTCCTTCACACGTCAGCCCAGCCAGGGTCTACTTACTTCACTTGATGTACCATTTGCTCTGGGAGTGCCTGCCTCTATGCTTAACTTCTCAATTATTAACCTTTTAAAAATTCAAGGGTTCTGAGGGAGCAACTGATCAGCAGTCCAGCAACAGAAATCCAGCAACTGACCCAGTTAAAGATGTTTTAACAGCCGAGCCACCAGCCCATGTTGGTGCATATGGTAATATGAAATGTAATATTCATTTCTAAATATTGCATTTATTCTTTGCCTCACCGTTCATTTTAAAGGTGCAACATGTAAGTTTATCTGCGTTAACAAAAAGAATGCATTCACTGGAATTGTATAAATATACTAATCAAAGTATTGCTTttcctaaaaaaatttttttaaaatcaccCATTTATTCTTGTGTTTTATTTACGGCCCTATGAAATCACAACAGCTGGTCCCATGTGGAAATGTACTTCTTTAGCAGCCAATTAAATTTGGATCAGTCCAAACAGAGAAGTCTAATTGGAATTAGCGTGTATGTATGACTGCTGTGGATGTGTTTTTATTGGAGTAGATAAACCAACATTGTACCTTTCAATACTTTTCTTTAATAAACCTGCAGGTGACCTCACACCGTTGGCAGACCCACAGCCAACTAGACGTCCGCGCTTCTTGTCTCCGAAGCGCTCCAAGAGGTTTTCTGGGACAGGATGCCCAAAGACTGTGTCCATACCTGGCGTCGGATGTCTTAAAGGTCCGTACTGCTACTCTTCGGTTTTATATTTTTGCATTTATTAAAATTTACATTTAAAatgttttgttgctgttgtttaaaGAACCAAATCCAGCCCTGCAATGTGCGAGGGGGATGACTGTGTTTTTGCCAAGCATACATTTTAAAATAAGTTGTCTTGCACATACAGATCTGGAAGACGTCTTCCAGCAAGCAGGCCTTGGACGTCATTCACGTGGAATGTCCTACCAAGATCTGAGGAAGCAGTTTGGATCAGCAATTTCTGAAGCCAATATCATGAACTGCTTTGACAAAGACGGGGACCAAAGGTACTCGCTGTGGGAACTGCAAGCTGCGGCGGGGTTGTGAGTGTACCATGATGGATTGCGGTGAACGATATTGAGACATCTAAGGGGTTGGCGTTTGGATTGCTCAACCGCCTGCTGTGATTGCTGCACTTTTATGAACTAAATATTTATCATGCTGATTGTGAAACAGTGGCACTGGCATGCCCCCTACTCACTGTCCTGGTCCCGGTTCACCCTTAAGTTTAGCCGCAGAATGCAAGCTTCAGTTTTAGGATTGATCTGTTTGAATGTCCATAAAAAATTGATTCTTCGGATTTCTCATTTTAGCAAATGTCTCATCTTAGGCTATATGAAATAAATTGGCAAAAAAAATGTATTGAGTGTCATCTTCCTCAatagtgaaaaaaaaaactcaacttgCTGTTTCttgcactttttttgttttttgccaatCCCTCTcccattttgatgtaatattttaATTTCCTTTTAGTTTCTGTAAGACAATCTGTTCTTTCCAGACTCACTCCCTGTTACCTTGTCTAGCTCATGGGGACTTCAGCAACAGATTCCTAGTATAATTCCAGGGAATGTTTACAAATAATCACTAGTAACAGAattttgattttttgtttttaaataaaCTACAGGACTAATATTTATCGGCTCTTTTCAAAGCTCACCTTGAACAGCTGTATCTTCCATTTTCTTACATTTGTTTATGTGAGTGTATCTTTGCCTCATCTGTCCGTTCCTGTTGGATAAATCCAACCTTTCAGTTTTAGTGTTTGTTGCTTTTAGCAGTTTTGAGTCTAGAAGATTTGAAGGGCTATGAATGCTTTTTCAACCATTCTTTAAAGCATTATTTAAATGGTAACTCTCATAAGATATGTAGCAATAACACAGAAACCGACTCCCAGGTATAATGTAGAACCTGCCTAAACTGTAAAGAAACAAGAGAAGGACACAAAAGGCACACACAACTCACAATTTGTAACAGGTAGTATGAGAAGCACTGACCGTCACTCATTACTTGATTAACCTTAGTTCATTTTGTGGACGTCAGAGTAATGTATTTACTTAACAAGTTTGGTTTAAATTATTCAATGTTATTGTATTCTGTAAAATTTGTATAAATTTTAATGTGGCATCAACAGATACCATGATTTTGTAAGGCTGAGTTGTTGGATTTGCTTTCCAGGGTCAGTCTCAACAATGtactttttaaaataaaaaaactgtTGTGCTTTGCGTTACGCTAAGTAAAATGAACAAATATCAGTTTAACCTAGTTGACAGTTTTGCAGGACAATGGTTACTTGAGCTCTGAATTAAACAGCTTCTGACATTAAATCATGTCTCTGTGCGTCAAGTCAGTTTATTTTGTATTTGTGTAgcctattatcacaaattacatatttgccCGAGCGGGCTGTGAAGATTTTATGAACCTTTTTTTTGGTGAGCACATGAATgtacagacatgcatgttagggttgatacccctgtctgtggccctgaccgaggcctggcaagaagaacttggtccctgggcgctgcacggtggctgcccaccgtTTCCGGTGTGtgcgtgttgggatgggttaaaagcaaaggaggaatttccccacgttatcattgttattataagctaggcggcacagtggttggaGCGATCGCCTCATAGCatgaacgtcctgggttcgagctgcggggtcgtccaaccttgggggtcatcctctgtgtggagtttgcatgttctcatgtctgcgtgggtttcctccggtttcctcccacagtccaaaaacatgtaggtcaggtgaatcagcagtactaaattgtccctaggtatgaatgtgtgtgtgtggggggggtttatGGCTGTCGGCCTGcccagcgtgtctccccacctgccgcccaatgactgctgggataggctccagcaaccctgagaaggagaagcggtttggataatgaatgaatgcattGATAAAGTACATCTTACAGTCAAGGGCAGAATTATTGACTTTGCTATTTGTATTGATCAGTTGTTTACAAAGGGTTAAAGTCTTCAACCTTACTTACTCGCCCTTTCATATGATGCCTACGAGTCtttagtacagtgtttctcaacccagtcctcaaggaacccctatcctgcagattttcattataACCCTGCATAggaagccctgcttgtacttactcgaccaatcatctcatagcacttaattatgcaaggtgtgcaaactcagacattcattgctgattggttgaataactaccaacaggtacctattcaggattgcaaagagaatctgcaggatagggggtccttgaggactgggttgagaaacactgctttagtatAACAAGTCTCACGAACAATATCAAACCAACCAAGTAAAAGTAACGTCTTGCTGACGAGTTCGTCCTGAATCTTATCCAGAGCTTTATTAATTTTATGGACAGAGCTTTTGATAGTCACTGATGTCTCGTatacacaaataaacacatgtaGATGTATGGGCAACATTAGGCAAGTGCCCCTTTAGCCCTCCAGTCACGGGACAGCAAGTGAAGCAGGTCCTCCTCGTCCTCTTCCTCCAGGCTCTCTGACGCCTCTCGCGTGGGATTCCCCTCGTGCGCAGACTTGCTTCTAACCACGTCCCGCTTATCTCGCAGTACCTCCACTCGTCTGTAGCACTGGATCTGCTCGTCGATTTCGTCGATCTGGCGTTCAAGGCGACCCTCCTCGTCGTCCTCGGCTACAATGGCCTCCGACTTGGTGTTGACCTGGCGCATTTCCTTCTGAAACTCTTCCCACTCTTTGTCCAGGAGGTCTTTGGGTGCGTCGACTTTGCGTACTTTGGCGTCCCTCACCGGGTCGTCGAAGAAGCCCTCGGGCAGCGCCTCGGcggtgttttctttcttttccgcGCTTTTCTCCGGCTCGTCTGCTTTCAGGATGGACCCCGAATGAGAGACGGCGGGGGCGGGCGGGATCGAGCTGTCGAAGAAGTCCGCCGGTAGTCCCGCTGGAGCCGACTGACCCTTCCGTTGAACACCGCCCGGGGTCTCCGCGGGCTTGGCTGGGTCCTCGTCTTCCTTCTCATCCTCAGTATCGTCGTCGTCGTAGACCCCAGTTAAAAGGCCGAGACCTGTAGAGGTCTTAGTGGGACCACGTCCCTTATCGCTCGGTTTCTCGAAGAAATCACTGGGCAAGCCTTGCGAAGACTGGCCGGCAGCCGACGCCAATTTGGCCCTTTTCCCATTTATGTCCTCGGGGTCTTGGGTTTTTCTTTTGTCCGGCTGGCACTGTTGCGTCGGCTTCTGTCCTTTCAGATCAGACGCGTTTTCTCTGTGCTGTTTTCCGAGGACATGAGTTTGCCACAGAATCTCCGTCTTCACCTGCACATTGCACAAGACGCAGCTGAGGTGGCCGAGGCTGTTGTATTTGGCGAAGGGGGATTCGATGCGCTTCTTGTCTGTCgcctgtctctgtttttgcctcatTAAACGCCGAAGTTCGTCTTGATTTATAACTTT is a genomic window of Lampris incognitus isolate fLamInc1 chromosome 14, fLamInc1.hap2, whole genome shotgun sequence containing:
- the efcab14 gene encoding EF-hand calcium-binding domain-containing protein 14 isoform X2 → MKKRKELNALIGLGDSKRKKAKKGSGHRLLRTEPPDSESESSSDDDEFSNMSSVATFGKSYTQCCNVCYPLFLFIILAACVMACAGLIWMQIALKEDLDSLKEKLHTMESSQKVLSHEIPKLSEDLKTKQRKVDDIESGDKGLSKLWSNLTEMNRKISLLDSAVNHLKANIKSASDLINLPTTVEELQKSVATIGSTLTSVQHDVKTMQAALESQKKDSDNLKTTMELTDLRVAVSEANKTQEMHHAWTNDQIHSLLSSFSNLSERVSSLEHHSDQAAKRRGSEGATDQQSSNRNPATDPVKDVLTAEPPAHVGAYGDLTPLADPQPTRRPRFLSPKRSKRFSGTGCPKTVSIPGVGCLKDLEDVFQQAGLGRHSRGMSYQDLRKQFGSAISEANIMNCFDKDGDQRYSLWELQAAAGL
- the znf830 gene encoding zinc finger protein 830 encodes the protein MASSKKGKKVINQDELRRLMRQKQRQATDKKRIESPFAKYNSLGHLSCVLCNVQVKTEILWQTHVLGKQHRENASDLKGQKPTQQCQPDKRKTQDPEDINGKRAKLASAAGQSSQGLPSDFFEKPSDKGRGPTKTSTGLGLLTGVYDDDDTEDEKEDEDPAKPAETPGGVQRKGQSAPAGLPADFFDSSIPPAPAVSHSGSILKADEPEKSAEKKENTAEALPEGFFDDPVRDAKVRKVDAPKDLLDKEWEEFQKEMRQVNTKSEAIVAEDDEEGRLERQIDEIDEQIQCYRRVEVLRDKRDVVRSKSAHEGNPTREASESLEEEDEEDLLHLLSRDWRAKGALA
- the efcab14 gene encoding EF-hand calcium-binding domain-containing protein 14 isoform X1 produces the protein MKKRKELNALIGLGDSKRKKAKKGSGHRLLRTEPPDSESESSSDDDEFSNMSSVATFGKRSYTQCCNVCYPLFLFIILAACVMACAGLIWMQIALKEDLDSLKEKLHTMESSQKVLSHEIPKLSEDLKTKQRKVDDIESGDKGLSKLWSNLTEMNRKISLLDSAVNHLKANIKSASDLINLPTTVEELQKSVATIGSTLTSVQHDVKTMQAALESQKKDSDNLKTTMELTDLRVAVSEANKTQEMHHAWTNDQIHSLLSSFSNLSERVSSLEHHSDQAAKRRGSEGATDQQSSNRNPATDPVKDVLTAEPPAHVGAYGDLTPLADPQPTRRPRFLSPKRSKRFSGTGCPKTVSIPGVGCLKDLEDVFQQAGLGRHSRGMSYQDLRKQFGSAISEANIMNCFDKDGDQRYSLWELQAAAGL